A stretch of bacterium DNA encodes these proteins:
- a CDS encoding PASTA domain-containing protein produces the protein MKFWQFLLLLASLGVAGAVGLALSNYLIVPQLIHRHAEVRVPDLREQTLAQARRTAAGAGLEVEVVRSEAHARQPVGNVVDQHPAPGQPVRKGRAVGLVLSSGPPTGAVPALDGLNVQQAAATLQRSGFRAGRTLRARGLEGAPSTVALQYPEAGTGSRKGVTVDVVMVDQAEAPAFLMPDLKGRTLSAARSAVDGSGCILAPLRHVRDAGTPAQTIVRQKPEPGTRILRGEIVELVVATR, from the coding sequence GTGAAGTTCTGGCAATTCTTGTTGCTGCTCGCCAGCCTCGGCGTCGCCGGCGCCGTTGGCCTCGCCCTGAGCAACTACCTCATCGTCCCGCAGCTGATCCATCGCCACGCCGAAGTGCGCGTGCCGGACCTGCGCGAGCAGACCCTGGCGCAGGCGCGCCGGACCGCCGCCGGCGCCGGCCTCGAGGTCGAAGTCGTGCGCAGCGAGGCGCACGCCCGGCAACCGGTCGGCAACGTCGTCGACCAGCACCCGGCCCCCGGACAGCCGGTGCGCAAGGGGAGGGCGGTGGGCCTGGTGCTCAGTAGCGGCCCGCCCACCGGCGCGGTGCCCGCCCTCGACGGCCTCAACGTGCAACAGGCCGCGGCCACCCTCCAGCGCAGCGGATTCCGGGCCGGCCGCACCCTGCGCGCGCGCGGGCTCGAGGGTGCGCCGTCGACCGTGGCGCTGCAGTACCCCGAAGCGGGCACCGGGAGCCGCAAGGGCGTGACCGTGGATGTGGTGATGGTCGACCAGGCGGAAGCGCCCGCCTTCCTGATGCCCGACCTCAAGGGACGGACGCTGTCGGCGGCCCGCAGCGCCGTCGACGGGTCCGGCTGCATCCTCGCGCCGCTGCGCCACGTCCGCGACGCGGGCACGCCGGCGCAGACCATCGTGCGCCAGAAACCGGAACCGGGGACGCGCATCCTCAGGGGAGAGATCGTTGAACTGGTGGTCGCGACGCGCTGA